A single Filimonas effusa DNA region contains:
- a CDS encoding retropepsin-like aspartic protease translates to MNMLKTTTMLVLVFTAIRAYNQTPAVVTDICKMIEQKSFIKAKQFYEKERKHIPAAYQYYFSACLNNSFNKLQESENSINKLLKQKQPLPDTLMVALYEIRKDNAVKRYHYHEAAAAVGTLLNNYRQYLSPEKLKELQNDFKLWSSLENIPPQTILIKDNTILGIRGDKVGLKNLMVSNGIDSVSFVFDTGANISTIAKSVAKKMLMNIIASDIKITAITGKQVAAQLAVCKKLLIGNIELHNAVFLVFDDIDLSFQQIDYHINGILGFPVIEAMKEIQITEDGYFKVSRQKSSGHASANLALDGLIPLIFIGEDPFTFDTGADHSLFYRPYYLANQQSITNNYKPASINFGGAGGGRSVSGYQIAASFKIDGKQVHLPNVDVLTENVKNEKGIYGNIGQDVIRQFSSMTLNFDQMFIHFN, encoded by the coding sequence ATGAACATGCTTAAAACAACCACTATGCTGGTATTGGTCTTTACAGCTATTCGCGCCTACAATCAAACTCCCGCTGTAGTAACGGATATCTGTAAAATGATAGAGCAAAAGAGCTTCATAAAAGCAAAGCAATTCTATGAAAAAGAACGAAAACATATTCCAGCCGCATATCAATACTATTTCAGCGCCTGCCTTAACAATAGCTTCAATAAGCTGCAGGAATCGGAAAACAGCATAAACAAATTGTTGAAACAAAAGCAGCCCCTCCCTGATACGCTTATGGTTGCTTTGTATGAGATCAGGAAAGACAATGCCGTTAAACGCTATCACTACCACGAAGCAGCGGCTGCAGTTGGCACGCTGCTGAATAACTACAGGCAATACCTTTCCCCCGAAAAACTAAAAGAACTGCAAAATGATTTTAAACTATGGTCCTCCCTCGAAAATATTCCGCCGCAGACGATACTTATTAAAGACAATACTATCCTTGGCATCCGGGGCGATAAGGTAGGCTTAAAAAATCTCATGGTATCCAACGGAATTGATTCAGTGTCTTTTGTTTTCGACACCGGAGCCAATATTTCCACCATTGCAAAGTCGGTAGCGAAAAAGATGTTGATGAACATTATTGCTTCCGATATTAAAATAACAGCCATTACCGGAAAGCAGGTTGCCGCACAGTTAGCGGTGTGTAAAAAGCTGCTTATAGGTAATATAGAACTGCATAATGCCGTTTTCCTGGTCTTCGATGATATCGATCTCTCATTTCAGCAGATCGATTACCATATCAATGGCATCCTCGGCTTCCCTGTTATCGAAGCCATGAAGGAGATCCAGATAACGGAAGATGGCTATTTCAAAGTATCCAGGCAAAAAAGTAGCGGGCATGCCTCGGCCAACCTGGCACTCGACGGCCTTATCCCGCTGATCTTTATCGGTGAAGACCCTTTTACATTCGATACGGGAGCCGATCATTCCCTCTTTTATCGTCCTTACTACCTTGCCAATCAGCAATCGATCACCAATAATTACAAGCCCGCCAGCATAAATTTCGGCGGGGCAGGCGGCGGCAGATCTGTGAGCGGCTATCAAATTGCTGCGTCATTCAAAATCGACGGAAAGCAAGTTCATCTGCCAAACGTAGATGTCCTTACCGAAAATGTTAAAAATGAAAAAGGCATCTACGGCAATATTGGCCAGGACGTTATCAGACAATTCAGCTCAATGACCCTGAACTTCGATCAAATGTTTATCCACTTCAATTAA
- a CDS encoding ankyrin repeat domain-containing protein, whose translation MTPGTAVAEAIMRGKMDEARERLQNGEPLSGQYAENNKSQIINSILREKAFDLVDSLIENDLIQTDVYEFDNLDRSVFKNIAMSLKGDEASLAFLREFMQKVQNRNDEVRDTTVLQFCIEEAADPAVIQCLIEEGCDVQYKNNADMNLLHNVVNKGMPDETKAKAYIELLLSNGVDVNHRNVVGTTPLMLAIQRGKKNYLDLLLQHGADPNEQDNKGNSAYYYAVVEQQNKAVYDKLKEYASPDFDTANKDGEYIFTGFLRMAYAGSPDTIALLLQMLEDGASIYQASPYYNVPKSGIDWLSEKAPEVVKAVLAADAIDINRQDDHGNTFLHKVCAYNVNYDQEAARKLYQKVKLLLDAGADPSITNDQEETPIMLASKDNLKVKTVDLLMQSKNN comes from the coding sequence ATGACACCAGGAACTGCAGTCGCAGAGGCCATCATGCGTGGCAAAATGGACGAAGCAAGAGAACGTTTACAGAATGGAGAACCACTTTCCGGACAGTATGCCGAAAACAACAAATCCCAGATCATCAACAGCATCCTGCGGGAAAAAGCTTTTGACCTTGTCGATAGCCTCATTGAAAACGACCTGATACAAACAGATGTTTATGAGTTCGACAACCTCGATCGCTCTGTCTTCAAAAATATAGCCATGAGCCTGAAAGGTGACGAAGCATCGCTCGCCTTCCTGCGCGAATTCATGCAAAAGGTTCAGAACAGGAACGATGAAGTGCGCGATACAACAGTACTGCAATTCTGCATAGAAGAAGCCGCCGATCCCGCTGTCATCCAATGCCTGATCGAAGAAGGCTGCGATGTGCAATACAAGAACAATGCAGACATGAACCTCCTGCACAACGTAGTGAACAAAGGTATGCCCGATGAAACAAAAGCAAAGGCATATATAGAACTGCTCCTATCCAACGGAGTGGATGTCAATCACAGGAATGTTGTAGGTACAACACCACTCATGCTGGCCATCCAGCGTGGCAAAAAGAATTATCTCGATCTGCTGCTGCAACACGGCGCCGATCCCAATGAACAGGATAACAAAGGCAATAGTGCTTACTACTACGCTGTCGTGGAACAACAGAACAAAGCAGTGTACGATAAGTTAAAAGAATATGCTTCGCCGGATTTCGATACCGCGAATAAAGATGGAGAATACATCTTCACAGGTTTCCTGCGTATGGCTTATGCCGGTTCCCCCGACACTATAGCGTTGCTGCTTCAGATGCTTGAAGATGGAGCCAGCATTTACCAGGCCTCTCCCTATTACAACGTTCCCAAATCAGGTATCGATTGGCTGTCCGAAAAAGCGCCTGAAGTGGTAAAAGCCGTGCTTGCCGCAGACGCCATAGACATCAATCGTCAGGACGATCATGGTAATACCTTCCTGCATAAGGTGTGCGCCTATAACGTCAACTACGATCAGGAGGCGGCGCGTAAATTATACCAGAAGGTCAAACTCCTGCTCGACGCCGGCGCCGACCCTTCCATCACAAACGATCAGGAAGAAACTCCCATCATGCTGGCATCTAAAGACAACCTGAAAGTAAAAACAGTGGATCTTCTCATGCAATCCAAAAACAACTAA
- a CDS encoding ankyrin repeat domain-containing protein: protein MSMSFIVACENGNRKIAELLLANKEADVKYTDERGRTALHYAAHRGYIDIVKILVEEGADLDYEDHAGETPLFFACLQRQKQTALYLLEKGANANINDTSGNSLLHLTAHLGQKEIVGKLVEQGLDVNALNNNGEPPLLLATRARNKEIVEMLLNNGASINATNKTGDNALLIAVRAKAIPVISLLLENGADVNHVNDAGETALLMACQDANRAIVRQLIDQGANISAATNAGLSPIWYACAHNQKEMVQLFLDNGVDVNFSKPLGEDSASMNAYLDWVVTANNLSVDASFSLNTSYSYGGESLLHMAVKKGNLSMVKLLIEQGADINIQDESGNTPLHYAAANGKKDTVKYLLDNNADSCIVNVKEQKAIDYSNIKGFNEITELILTKTHQVKE, encoded by the coding sequence ATGTCAATGTCATTTATAGTCGCCTGCGAAAACGGTAACAGGAAAATAGCCGAATTACTCCTCGCCAATAAAGAAGCCGACGTCAAATATACCGACGAACGGGGCAGAACTGCCCTTCACTACGCCGCCCACCGCGGTTATATCGATATTGTGAAGATCCTCGTTGAAGAAGGCGCCGACCTCGACTATGAAGATCATGCAGGCGAAACGCCCTTGTTCTTCGCCTGCCTGCAACGGCAAAAACAAACCGCCCTTTATCTCCTCGAAAAAGGCGCAAATGCCAATATCAACGATACCTCCGGCAACAGCCTGTTACATCTTACTGCTCATCTTGGTCAGAAAGAGATCGTCGGAAAACTGGTAGAACAGGGCTTAGACGTAAATGCCCTCAACAACAACGGTGAACCGCCGCTGCTCCTGGCAACCCGCGCACGTAACAAAGAGATCGTAGAAATGCTGCTGAACAATGGAGCCAGCATTAATGCCACCAATAAAACAGGCGACAACGCCCTGCTGATTGCCGTACGCGCCAAAGCAATCCCCGTAATAAGCCTGTTATTGGAAAATGGCGCCGATGTCAACCATGTCAACGATGCAGGCGAAACAGCGCTTCTAATGGCCTGCCAGGACGCAAACAGGGCCATTGTCCGCCAGCTTATCGATCAGGGCGCCAATATCTCCGCTGCTACCAATGCTGGTTTGTCGCCCATCTGGTATGCCTGCGCACATAATCAGAAGGAAATGGTTCAGCTTTTCCTCGATAACGGAGTTGATGTCAACTTCAGCAAGCCCCTGGGTGAAGACAGCGCTTCCATGAACGCCTATCTCGACTGGGTCGTTACGGCCAACAACCTCTCCGTCGACGCCAGCTTCAGCCTCAATACCAGCTACAGCTACGGTGGCGAAAGCCTGCTGCATATGGCGGTTAAAAAAGGAAATCTTAGCATGGTAAAGCTCTTGATAGAGCAGGGTGCCGATATTAACATCCAGGACGAATCTGGCAACACCCCGTTACATTATGCCGCCGCCAACGGCAAAAAAGACACCGTAAAATACCTGCTCGACAACAACGCCGATAGCTGTATCGTCAACGTCAAAGAACAAAAAGCCATCGACTATTCCAATATCAAAGGATTCAACGAGATCACTGAACTTATTCTCACAAAAACACATCAGGTTAAAGAATAA
- a CDS encoding HAD family hydrolase, with product MTKRKLVAFDFDGTITNKDTFLSFIRFVKGNKAFYLGFAKHILPIIGFKAGLYPNWKAKQLVFSHFFKGMNYQEFQEYGNKFSIEIEKMIRPAAREAIRTAVREADAVYVITASVEDWVKPWCNQNGISLVLGTTVEVDADGKLTGRFSCANCYGQEKVNRLLLKEPDRSSYTLQSFGDSKGDKQLIAFSDEGWLNKFV from the coding sequence ATGACAAAACGGAAACTGGTTGCTTTCGACTTTGATGGAACGATCACCAACAAAGACACATTTCTTTCTTTTATTCGCTTTGTAAAGGGCAACAAGGCTTTTTACCTGGGTTTTGCAAAGCATATACTTCCTATCATTGGGTTTAAAGCGGGCTTATATCCGAACTGGAAAGCAAAACAGCTGGTATTTTCTCATTTTTTTAAGGGGATGAACTACCAGGAATTCCAGGAATACGGCAACAAATTTTCAATTGAAATAGAAAAGATGATACGGCCTGCTGCGCGGGAGGCCATTAGAACAGCAGTGCGGGAGGCCGATGCGGTATATGTTATCACTGCCAGCGTAGAAGACTGGGTGAAGCCCTGGTGTAACCAAAACGGGATTTCACTTGTATTGGGAACTACCGTAGAGGTTGACGCCGATGGCAAATTAACCGGTCGTTTTTCATGCGCCAATTGCTATGGGCAGGAAAAAGTAAACCGCCTGCTGCTTAAAGAACCCGACCGTTCTTCTTATACCCTGCAATCTTTTGGCGACAGCAAAGGAGATAAGCAACTGATTGCGTTTTCTGACGAAGGGTGGCTGAATAAGTTTGTTTAG
- a CDS encoding UbiA prenyltransferase family protein, translating into MPDIIKLLRISHWIKNLFIFMPLFFSGGFFDLSKLSTAGWAFLAFCLTASAIYCLNDIIDVKNDRLHKEKSKRPIAAGKVTVTQAYMVMGVLLLLAASIFLFTELSGNYTVIGLTVFYFLMNIAYCLHLKHYSIIDVLIISLGFVLRVVIGGFATGTILSHWIVQMTFLLALFLAFAKRRDDVVLFTQTGIKPRNNTHRYTLEFINQATSSIASITMVCYIMYSTSEEVVKRFHNDYIYITSLFVLSGLLRYQLLTIVDARSGSPIKLLLKDKFLQVCLLGWALTFFVIIYKR; encoded by the coding sequence ATGCCTGATATTATTAAACTACTTCGCATTTCGCATTGGATAAAGAACCTGTTCATATTTATGCCGTTGTTTTTTAGCGGCGGTTTTTTCGATCTATCCAAACTAAGTACTGCCGGCTGGGCTTTTCTGGCCTTTTGCTTAACAGCGAGTGCTATTTATTGCCTGAATGACATCATCGACGTTAAAAATGACCGTTTACATAAGGAAAAGAGCAAACGGCCTATCGCTGCCGGCAAGGTAACCGTTACACAGGCTTACATGGTAATGGGCGTTTTACTTTTACTGGCGGCGTCTATTTTCCTGTTCACAGAATTATCGGGAAATTATACAGTCATTGGTCTTACCGTGTTTTATTTCCTGATGAATATTGCCTACTGCCTGCACCTGAAACATTATTCCATTATCGATGTACTGATCATTTCACTTGGCTTTGTATTACGTGTGGTGATAGGAGGTTTTGCCACCGGCACTATTTTATCGCACTGGATTGTACAGATGACGTTTTTGCTGGCATTATTCCTGGCTTTTGCCAAACGGCGCGATGATGTGGTACTCTTTACACAAACGGGCATTAAACCTCGTAACAATACCCACCGGTATACGTTAGAGTTCATTAACCAGGCGACCTCAAGTATTGCCTCTATAACTATGGTATGTTATATCATGTATTCCACTTCTGAGGAAGTAGTGAAGCGTTTTCATAACGACTATATTTATATTACTTCCTTATTTGTGCTCTCCGGTCTTTTAAGATACCAGCTACTCACCATAGTGGATGCGCGCAGCGGAAGCCCTATTAAATTATTGTTGAAAGACAAGTTTCTACAGGTTTGCCTGCTGGGCTGGGCACTTACTTTCTTTGTTATAATTTATAAGCGATGA
- a CDS encoding glycosyltransferase family 39 protein, whose translation MFNPTLKAKYFPIVIIGVLSLIELLVSFQGFDLCDEGWTLSGYQQFARNPESVQYQFLYYNSLVIGAAWNAVFGGLGIIGFRLLDSVFIILTGLVVYAILKEIVNRWLILAGLVACVLMREWGSMIFNHNSISAFLVVSAVYFMLRSFKSDKTFYLFLSFFIIGVNVFSRLPNLTMFALGIALLVDYAYKKDPKLLFRQVAAAFLGSLSGIAFILFYLKLSGNLQHFSIALQDMRSAGSDPESTHQLPMMLKVYFANYKTVFKHLLVEAALIGLFVVSQLKIRNSIFRYAFFAFFMFCFVYLLLRWKSPITWSYSIVTMILLFSLVQFRRQYLITQLIVIALIVANFLPLGSDFGIDNMGYASLYIAWPLSIGLLGVIISNTNAPYTRSLQQFALVLMGAFFLRQAVAISQYCYFDEGSRFNKRYAVNNRLANTFTTKEKAAIMDELLLHLSRYVKKDDYLLCFQSLPMVNYVTETRPYLNNSWVWTYDPSLMSAKFVEAEKNIKELPVIVREKCQPLSGKWTTPLPSYNREDLPTTYEYKGSKIKLINNFISVNAYKVAWENNLFQILVPPHL comes from the coding sequence ATGTTTAATCCGACTCTAAAAGCGAAATATTTTCCTATTGTCATTATTGGCGTTCTTTCTTTGATAGAACTGCTGGTGTCGTTCCAGGGATTTGATTTGTGCGACGAGGGATGGACTTTATCAGGATACCAGCAATTTGCCAGAAACCCGGAATCGGTTCAATACCAGTTCCTGTATTATAACTCTTTGGTAATAGGCGCTGCCTGGAATGCAGTTTTTGGAGGGCTTGGCATTATTGGGTTCCGGCTGCTCGACTCTGTTTTTATAATATTAACGGGTCTTGTTGTGTATGCTATTTTAAAGGAAATAGTTAACAGGTGGCTCATACTAGCCGGGCTTGTAGCATGTGTTCTCATGCGCGAATGGGGAAGTATGATCTTCAATCACAACAGCATTTCTGCCTTTCTGGTAGTTAGCGCGGTTTATTTTATGCTCAGGTCGTTTAAAAGCGACAAAACCTTTTATCTTTTTCTCTCTTTTTTTATCATAGGGGTAAATGTTTTTTCGCGTTTACCCAATTTAACCATGTTCGCCCTGGGCATTGCCCTGCTGGTTGATTATGCTTATAAAAAAGATCCTAAATTATTGTTCAGGCAGGTAGCAGCGGCATTTCTCGGAAGTTTGTCGGGCATAGCATTCATTTTATTCTATCTTAAATTAAGCGGCAATCTTCAGCATTTCAGCATCGCCTTGCAGGATATGAGATCGGCAGGATCGGACCCGGAGAGCACGCATCAATTACCGATGATGCTTAAAGTGTATTTCGCCAATTACAAGACCGTATTTAAGCATCTGCTGGTAGAAGCTGCACTTATCGGTCTTTTTGTTGTAAGCCAGCTAAAGATCAGGAACAGCATCTTCCGTTACGCTTTCTTTGCGTTTTTTATGTTTTGTTTTGTGTACCTGCTGCTTCGCTGGAAGAGTCCGATCACATGGAGCTATAGTATTGTTACCATGATCCTTTTGTTTTCACTGGTGCAATTCCGCAGGCAATATTTAATTACGCAGCTTATTGTTATTGCGCTTATCGTCGCCAACTTTCTGCCGCTAGGCAGTGATTTTGGCATCGACAATATGGGATACGCATCATTGTATATAGCCTGGCCATTGTCGATAGGTTTACTTGGGGTTATCATCAGCAACACCAATGCGCCGTACACAAGGTCATTACAACAGTTTGCCCTGGTATTAATGGGCGCCTTTTTTTTACGCCAGGCCGTGGCTATAAGCCAATACTGCTACTTTGATGAAGGCAGCCGTTTTAACAAACGCTATGCAGTCAACAACCGGCTGGCAAACACGTTCACTACCAAAGAGAAAGCAGCGATCATGGATGAGCTTTTATTGCATCTTTCCCGTTATGTTAAAAAAGACGATTACCTGCTTTGCTTCCAGTCGCTTCCTATGGTGAATTATGTTACTGAAACCAGGCCATATCTCAATAATTCCTGGGTATGGACCTACGACCCATCGCTGATGTCGGCCAAATTTGTTGAAGCAGAAAAGAATATAAAAGAACTTCCTGTTATAGTAAGAGAAAAATGCCAGCCGCTCAGTGGCAAGTGGACCACTCCCCTGCCTTCTTACAACAGGGAGGATCTGCCCACCACTTACGAATACAAGGGTTCAAAAATCAAGTTAATAAACAATTTCATTTCTGTAAATGCTTACAAGGTTGCCTGGGAAAACAATTTATTTCAAATTCTTGTTCCACCGCATCTGTAA
- a CDS encoding carboxylesterase family protein, whose protein sequence is MRMRQLLVVFIFLPILATAQLDIPYIAASPIIDGILEPAMQSCPLQQLQPAHAGNNLSGSLNVSYCMAYHRDFFYLYIETPADSIINRDRPFQNGDGFQLVIAKPEKENQPASEFYVLGFGPEGSVWSKIQWYYNVDLAFRRLSPSTQLATKKQHGRISFELLLPWKEVYPYHPWLNAIGINLYFVKASGTEAKRHYSIKEDELVEAEGAARKYEVANFVSPSEYKGAPISQLKRNNIEENEALGIVFREPETAFVKSRNIMVNFRSGEDKLVKRQSLLLAAGDSHKTELTINTSGLIAGGYTIEITEGNDIIAAHNLSILPHTDIEELKHALTSLRAKITQGSYYTLLFYIEDLAAALKKMKTYETSYELRQKIADISRYLSEAQKGNDQLICKTGVFRRAYYSQTNQQPLPYSIKIPANYNPNKKYPLLIYLHGSGDDDRVLGSTSSLPDDFIVLAPNGRGVSNCYATAGSQQDIAMSIADALDNYNIDGHNIILSGFSMGGYGVYRTFYEHPGTYKAIAIISGHPNLARDWGNEKGLNFLDKRNLAPFHNSNVFVFHGKQDMNCPYAQTERLVTGLRQAGARVTFVTDDAGHGNMAAPIQQQYFEWLRKQIAE, encoded by the coding sequence ATGAGAATGCGCCAGCTGCTTGTAGTGTTCATCTTTTTGCCAATCCTTGCAACCGCTCAGTTAGACATTCCTTATATTGCTGCCAGTCCCATTATCGACGGCATTTTGGAGCCGGCGATGCAGTCATGTCCCTTACAACAACTTCAGCCCGCTCACGCCGGGAATAACCTATCTGGCAGCCTTAACGTCAGCTACTGCATGGCCTATCACCGTGATTTTTTCTACTTATATATCGAAACACCCGCCGATAGTATTATAAACAGGGACAGGCCCTTTCAGAATGGAGACGGTTTCCAGCTGGTTATAGCAAAGCCTGAAAAAGAAAACCAGCCAGCCAGTGAATTTTATGTGCTGGGCTTTGGGCCTGAAGGGTCGGTATGGTCTAAAATACAATGGTATTACAATGTTGATCTGGCATTCCGGCGTCTGAGCCCCTCTACTCAGCTGGCGACAAAAAAGCAACATGGCAGAATAAGTTTTGAGCTGTTATTACCCTGGAAGGAGGTCTACCCCTATCATCCGTGGTTAAATGCAATCGGCATCAACTTATACTTTGTAAAAGCAAGCGGCACTGAAGCGAAACGTCATTATTCCATAAAAGAAGACGAGCTCGTTGAAGCAGAAGGGGCCGCCAGAAAATATGAGGTGGCCAATTTTGTTTCTCCTTCAGAATATAAAGGCGCTCCCATATCACAGCTAAAAAGAAATAATATAGAGGAAAATGAAGCGCTCGGAATTGTTTTCAGAGAGCCTGAAACGGCATTCGTTAAAAGCAGGAATATCATGGTAAACTTCAGATCCGGAGAAGATAAGCTTGTTAAAAGGCAAAGTCTGTTACTTGCTGCCGGCGACAGCCATAAAACAGAATTAACAATAAATACCAGTGGATTAATAGCTGGTGGATACACCATAGAAATTACAGAGGGAAATGACATAATAGCGGCACACAACCTGAGTATCCTGCCTCATACAGACATAGAGGAGTTAAAGCATGCATTAACCAGCCTGAGAGCAAAGATCACGCAGGGTTCCTATTATACGCTTCTGTTTTACATTGAAGACCTGGCCGCTGCATTGAAAAAGATGAAGACATATGAGACCTCTTACGAACTAAGACAAAAAATAGCAGACATCAGCCGGTACCTGTCCGAAGCCCAAAAGGGGAATGATCAGCTGATATGTAAAACGGGAGTATTCCGGAGAGCTTACTACAGCCAGACAAATCAGCAGCCACTTCCTTACAGCATAAAGATTCCGGCAAACTACAACCCCAATAAGAAATACCCGCTGCTTATTTACCTGCACGGAAGTGGAGATGACGATAGGGTTCTTGGTTCGACAAGCTCCCTGCCCGATGACTTTATAGTGTTGGCCCCTAATGGCCGGGGCGTGTCAAATTGCTATGCAACTGCCGGATCGCAGCAAGATATTGCAATGTCTATTGCCGATGCACTTGATAACTATAATATAGATGGTCATAATATTATTCTCAGCGGATTTTCGATGGGAGGATATGGCGTATACAGAACCTTTTATGAACATCCCGGAACATATAAAGCTATTGCCATAATATCGGGCCATCCCAACCTGGCGCGGGACTGGGGCAATGAGAAAGGTCTCAATTTTTTGGATAAAAGAAATCTGGCGCCATTCCATAATAGCAATGTTTTCGTTTTTCATGGCAAACAGGATATGAACTGCCCATATGCACAAACCGAAAGATTGGTAACTGGTCTGCGTCAGGCAGGCGCCCGGGTGACTTTTGTTACAGACGATGCCGGTCATGGGAATATGGCTGCCCCAATCCAGCAACAATACTTCGAATGGCTCCGTAAACAAATCGCAGAATAG
- a CDS encoding UbiX family flavin prenyltransferase, with protein sequence MLNKVAVAITGASGAIYAKLLLEKLLHLKDQWQEAGIVMSANAREVWETELANDAYKNIPLPYYDKHDFKAPFASGSARYNIMIIVPCSMGTLGRIANGISDDLVTRAADVMLKERKKLILGIRETPYNLVHIKNMETATQAGAIICPLSPSFYSKPQTIEEAAATVVDRILDLAGFDIQSFRWGTAQQ encoded by the coding sequence ATGTTGAATAAGGTTGCAGTAGCTATTACGGGAGCGAGTGGAGCTATTTATGCAAAGTTGCTCCTGGAAAAGCTGCTGCACCTGAAAGACCAATGGCAGGAGGCGGGCATCGTTATGAGCGCCAACGCCCGCGAAGTATGGGAAACAGAACTTGCCAATGATGCCTATAAAAACATTCCCCTGCCCTATTACGACAAACACGATTTCAAGGCTCCGTTTGCCTCAGGATCTGCGCGGTATAATATCATGATCATAGTGCCATGCAGCATGGGTACACTTGGCAGGATAGCCAATGGCATCAGCGACGACCTGGTAACCCGTGCCGCCGACGTAATGCTTAAAGAACGCAAAAAGCTGATCCTGGGTATACGCGAAACCCCCTACAACCTGGTTCATATCAAAAACATGGAAACGGCAACACAGGCAGGCGCCATCATTTGCCCACTCTCCCCTTCTTTTTACAGCAAACCTCAAACCATCGAAGAAGCCGCCGCAACAGTGGTGGACCGGATCCTTGATCTGGCCGGATTCGACATACAAAGCTTTCGCTGGGGCACAGCACAGCAATAG